GCTCTTCAATGGTCTTTCAACAATATAACCTTTTTCCTCATCGTACCGCTGTAGAAAATGTGATGGAGGGAATGGTTGTTGTGCAAAAGAAAGCTAAAGAACAAGCAATACAACAAGCTTTAGCCCTGTTAGCCAAAGTAGGCTTACAAGATAAGGCGGACTTGTATCCTAGCCAGTTATCAGGCGGACAGCAACAACGTGTCGGTATTGCTCGAGCATTAGCGGTACAACCTGATTTAATTTTATTAGATGAACCCACCTCCGCCCTTGACCCTGAATGGGTAGGCGAAGTATTGCAAGTATTGAAAATGCTTGTCGCAGAGGGCTGGACGATGATTATCGTTACGCACGAAATGAAATTTGCCAAAGAAGTTGCCGATAAAATTCTGTTTATGGACGGTGGTGTGGTAGTAGAAAGTAATAATGCTAAAGACTTCTTTAGCAATCCTCAACAAGAACGTACTAAACAGTTT
Above is a window of Volucribacter amazonae DNA encoding:
- a CDS encoding amino acid ABC transporter ATP-binding protein, whose protein sequence is MLEIKNIHKQFNGNAILKGIDLTINKGEVVAILGPSGSGKTTFLRCLNYLEQPDQGEIVFTDGSLSLNFAEKISKSKILQLRRRSSMVFQQYNLFPHRTAVENVMEGMVVVQKKAKEQAIQQALALLAKVGLQDKADLYPSQLSGGQQQRVGIARALAVQPDLILLDEPTSALDPEWVGEVLQVLKMLVAEGWTMIIVTHEMKFAKEVADKILFMDGGVVVESNNAKDFFSNPQQERTKQFLMQTSSAEFEDYCI